The following coding sequences are from one Paenibacillus stellifer window:
- a CDS encoding UDP-glucose--hexose-1-phosphate uridylyltransferase: MTNERNRTEGAERALLAIDQLVLFASRRRLIEPADTDYGRNRLLEQFGFSEPYDGEPDLTELEGPQAPLDALIDYGFEIGLIPENTDTYRDLLDAKIMGQLMARPSEINREFVQLAENEGIAAATDRFYQLSIDSNYIRMDRISKNVYWLQPSPYGNLEMTINLSKPEKNSKEIAMARLLPPPVYPKCLLCRENIGYAGRLNHPARQNLRAIPLTLNKERWFFQYSPYVYYNEHCIVFHHDHVPMKLTKDTLKRLLAFVGDFPHYFIGSNADLPIVGGSILTHDHFQGGRHTFALQKAPIEESFTHPSYPGVSLGMVNWPMSVVRLQGEDQAVLLECANDLYEAWKGYSDPSADILAFSEENGERVPHNTVTPIVRRSASGGYEADLVLRNNRTNDKHPEGIFHPHREMHHIKKENIGLIEVMGLAILPGRLKDELDDIAGILAGDAEELQAVRASADHRLAQHAHWIEQLVERFGTSLDREEAIGILRNEVGLKFAQILEHAGVYKVTPEGRAAFRAFLKSFGTVQ; encoded by the coding sequence ATGACTAACGAACGGAACAGAACAGAAGGAGCCGAGCGCGCCCTTCTTGCGATCGATCAGCTCGTGCTCTTCGCTTCCCGCCGGCGGCTTATCGAGCCGGCAGACACCGACTACGGCCGCAACCGGCTGCTGGAGCAGTTCGGCTTCAGCGAGCCTTATGACGGTGAACCGGATCTGACGGAGCTTGAGGGACCTCAGGCTCCGCTGGATGCCCTTATCGATTATGGCTTCGAAATCGGGCTGATCCCGGAGAATACCGATACGTACCGGGATCTCCTGGACGCCAAAATCATGGGCCAGCTCATGGCCCGCCCCTCGGAGATCAACCGGGAGTTCGTTCAGCTGGCAGAGAATGAAGGCATTGCCGCCGCGACGGACCGCTTCTACCAGCTCAGCATCGATTCCAACTATATCCGGATGGACCGCATCTCCAAGAATGTCTACTGGCTGCAGCCCTCGCCTTATGGCAATCTGGAGATGACGATCAACCTGTCCAAGCCGGAGAAGAATTCGAAGGAGATCGCGATGGCCCGGCTGCTTCCGCCTCCGGTCTATCCGAAATGCCTGCTCTGCCGGGAGAACATCGGCTATGCCGGACGTCTGAACCACCCGGCCCGCCAGAACCTGCGGGCGATTCCGCTCACGCTGAACAAGGAGAGGTGGTTCTTCCAGTACTCGCCTTATGTGTACTACAACGAGCACTGCATCGTGTTCCATCATGATCATGTGCCGATGAAACTGACCAAGGATACCTTAAAGCGGCTTCTGGCTTTTGTAGGCGATTTCCCGCACTATTTCATCGGCTCGAATGCCGATCTGCCGATTGTCGGCGGATCGATTCTGACGCATGACCATTTTCAGGGCGGCCGCCATACCTTCGCGCTTCAGAAGGCGCCGATCGAGGAGTCGTTCACCCATCCGTCCTATCCGGGTGTATCCCTGGGAATGGTGAACTGGCCTATGTCCGTCGTGCGGCTTCAGGGTGAAGATCAGGCCGTGCTGCTGGAATGCGCGAACGACCTGTACGAAGCCTGGAAGGGCTACAGCGATCCCTCCGCCGACATTTTGGCCTTCAGCGAAGAGAATGGCGAGCGCGTGCCGCATAACACGGTTACGCCAATCGTCCGCCGGAGCGCAAGCGGCGGCTACGAGGCGGATCTGGTGCTCCGCAACAACCGTACGAACGATAAGCATCCGGAAGGCATCTTCCATCCTCACCGTGAAATGCACCATATCAAGAAAGAGAACATCGGCCTCATCGAGGTTATGGGCCTTGCCATCCTGCCGGGACGTCTAAAGGACGAGCTCGACGACATTGCCGGCATTCTGGCGGGCGACGCAGAAGAGCTTCAAGCAGTCCGTGCTTCGGCGGATCACCGCCTTGCACAGCACGCTCACTGGATTGAGCAGCTGGTGGAACGCTTCGGCACCTCGCTTGACCGTGAAGAGGCGATTGGCATCCTGCGCAACGAAGTTGGCCTTAAGTTTGCCCAAATTCTGGAGCATGCGGGAGTCTACAAGGTTACACCGGAAGGCCGTGCGGCTTTCCGCGCGTTCCTCAAGAGCTTCGGCACGGTTCAATAA
- the mgrA gene encoding L-glyceraldehyde 3-phosphate reductase, translated as MAYLASDERYEAMRYNRCGKSGLKLPAISLGLWHNFGGADVYDNGRDMITRAFDLGITHFDLANNYGPPPGAAEELFGRVLAKDLALYRDEMIISTKAGYYMWPGPYGEWGSRKYLLSSLDQSLKRLGVEYVDIFYSHRPDPETPLEETMGALHQAVRSGKALYAGLSNYSLEQTEEAAAILKALGTPLLIHQPRYSLLDRWIENGLQYMLDGLGVGTIAFTPLAQGLLTNKYLNGVPGDSRAAKPGAALSESQITPEAIRKVRLLNQMAAARGQTLAQFALAWVLRGGRVTSALIGASRVSQIEDNVAALSNLEFSAEELDRIEIILNPENDGPSGSI; from the coding sequence ATGGCTTATCTGGCAAGCGATGAACGGTATGAGGCAATGAGGTATAACCGGTGCGGAAAATCGGGGCTCAAGCTGCCGGCAATATCGCTTGGACTTTGGCATAATTTCGGCGGGGCGGACGTCTACGACAACGGAAGGGATATGATTACGCGGGCGTTCGATCTCGGCATTACGCATTTTGACCTGGCCAACAATTACGGCCCGCCTCCCGGCGCGGCCGAGGAATTGTTCGGACGGGTGCTGGCGAAGGATTTGGCGCTCTACCGGGATGAGATGATCATTTCCACGAAGGCGGGTTATTATATGTGGCCCGGACCTTACGGGGAATGGGGCTCGCGCAAATACCTGCTCTCCAGCCTGGACCAGAGCCTGAAGAGACTCGGCGTAGAGTATGTCGACATTTTCTACTCTCACCGTCCTGACCCCGAGACCCCGCTGGAGGAGACGATGGGCGCGCTGCACCAGGCGGTGCGGTCGGGGAAGGCGCTCTATGCCGGCTTGTCCAATTACAGCCTGGAACAGACGGAGGAGGCAGCCGCCATCCTTAAGGCTCTCGGCACACCGCTCCTGATTCACCAGCCCCGTTATTCGCTGCTGGACCGCTGGATCGAGAATGGCCTTCAATATATGCTGGATGGGCTTGGCGTTGGAACAATCGCTTTTACACCGCTCGCCCAGGGTCTGCTGACCAACAAATATTTGAACGGAGTTCCCGGCGACTCCCGGGCGGCGAAGCCGGGGGCTGCGCTGAGTGAAAGCCAGATCACGCCGGAAGCCATCCGCAAGGTCCGGCTGCTGAATCAGATGGCCGCAGCCCGCGGCCAGACGCTGGCGCAATTCGCGCTGGCGTGGGTGCTGCGCGGCGGAAGGGTGACTTCGGCGCTTATCGGGGCAAGCCGGGTCAGCCAGATCGAGGACAATGTCGCTGCATTGTCCAATCTTGAATTCTCCGCTGAGGAGCTGGACCGTATTGAAATCATTCTCAACCCGGAGAATGACGGCCCAAGCGGCTCTATATGA
- the ilvD gene encoding dihydroxy-acid dehydratase: MAAKKMRSDMITKGFDRAPHRSLLRAAGVKEEDFGKPFIAVCNSYIDIVPGHVHLQEFGKIVKEAIREAGGVPFEFNTIGVDDGIAMGHIGMRYSLPSREIIADSLETVVNAHWFDGMVCIPNCDKITPGMMIGALRVNIPTIFVSGGPMKAGVDSKGRKLSLTSVFEGVGAHQVGKINDDELLELEQYGCPTCGSCSGMFTANSMNCLAEALGLALPGNGTILAVAEERREFVRKSAKQLMELIKLDLKPRDIVTQESIDNAFALDMAMGGSTNTVLHTLAIAQEAEIDYPLERINEVANRTPYLAKLAPASDIFIEDVDRAGGVSAVLNELLKKEGTLFGDCKTVTGKTLAENVRGHEIQDTSVIHTLDNPYSKVGGLAVLYGNLAPEGSIIKVGAVDPSVGGYHKGPAICFNSQEEALEGIAGGKVKEGHVVVIRYEGPKGGPGMPEMLAPTSQIVGMGLGAKVGLITDGRFSGASRGISIGHISPEAAEGGPIAFVHDGDIIELDLINRKIELLVSDEELAERRSKEWKEFEPKVKTGYLARYSKLVTNASKGGVLKI; the protein is encoded by the coding sequence ATGGCAGCCAAGAAAATGCGTTCTGACATGATTACCAAGGGTTTCGACCGGGCTCCGCACCGCAGTCTGCTGCGTGCAGCCGGCGTAAAGGAAGAGGATTTCGGCAAGCCGTTTATCGCGGTCTGCAACTCTTATATCGATATTGTTCCAGGCCATGTGCATTTGCAGGAATTCGGTAAAATCGTCAAGGAAGCGATCCGCGAAGCGGGCGGCGTTCCGTTCGAATTCAATACAATCGGCGTGGACGACGGCATCGCCATGGGCCACATCGGCATGCGCTACTCCCTGCCGAGCCGCGAGATCATCGCCGACTCGCTGGAGACCGTCGTGAATGCGCACTGGTTCGACGGCATGGTCTGCATCCCGAACTGCGACAAAATCACGCCGGGCATGATGATCGGCGCACTGCGCGTCAACATCCCGACAATCTTCGTCAGCGGCGGCCCGATGAAGGCCGGCGTGGACAGCAAAGGCCGCAAGCTGTCGCTCACCTCGGTATTCGAGGGCGTTGGCGCCCACCAGGTCGGCAAGATCAACGACGACGAGCTGCTGGAGCTCGAACAATACGGCTGTCCGACCTGCGGTTCCTGTTCCGGCATGTTCACCGCGAACTCCATGAACTGTCTGGCCGAAGCGCTCGGTCTTGCGCTTCCGGGCAACGGCACGATTCTGGCCGTCGCTGAAGAACGCAGAGAATTCGTCCGCAAGTCCGCGAAGCAGCTGATGGAGCTGATCAAGCTCGATCTGAAGCCGCGTGACATCGTGACCCAGGAATCGATCGACAACGCGTTCGCGCTGGACATGGCAATGGGCGGCTCCACCAACACGGTGCTGCATACGCTGGCTATCGCGCAGGAAGCGGAGATCGACTATCCGCTCGAACGGATTAACGAAGTCGCCAACCGCACGCCTTATCTCGCCAAGCTGGCTCCCGCTTCCGATATCTTCATCGAAGACGTGGATCGTGCGGGCGGCGTAAGCGCCGTGCTGAACGAGCTGCTGAAGAAAGAAGGCACACTGTTCGGCGACTGCAAGACCGTAACCGGCAAGACGCTGGCCGAGAACGTCCGCGGCCATGAAATCCAGGACACCAGCGTCATTCACACGTTGGACAACCCGTACTCCAAGGTCGGCGGCCTGGCCGTTCTGTACGGCAACCTGGCGCCGGAAGGCTCCATCATCAAGGTCGGCGCAGTCGATCCTTCCGTAGGCGGCTACCATAAGGGGCCCGCCATCTGCTTCAACTCGCAGGAGGAAGCGCTGGAAGGCATCGCAGGCGGCAAGGTCAAGGAAGGCCATGTCGTCGTTATCCGTTACGAAGGTCCGAAGGGTGGTCCCGGCATGCCGGAAATGCTGGCTCCGACCTCGCAGATCGTCGGCATGGGTCTTGGCGCCAAGGTCGGCCTCATTACGGACGGCCGTTTCTCCGGCGCGTCCCGCGGCATCAGCATCGGCCATATTTCGCCGGAAGCGGCGGAAGGCGGCCCGATCGCTTTTGTCCATGACGGCGACATCATCGAGCTGGACCTGATCAACCGCAAGATTGAGCTGCTCGTCAGCGACGAAGAGCTGGCCGAGCGCCGCAGCAAGGAATGGAAGGAATTCGAGCCGAAGGTGAAGACAGGCTACCTTGCCCGCTACTCCAAGCTGGTGACGAATGCGAGCAAGGGCGGCGTGCTGAAGATCTAG
- a CDS encoding alpha/beta hydrolase: MLYVLIAAVLAAALALWLFLRPYEPNGSAQKALFSGGGITVEVNDNWISFEPKVSVGMGIIFYPGGLVKAESYAPLARRLALAGYPVYIAVMPLNLAVTRSEAAEDIIRVHPGMSFVIGGHSLGGVMASRFAAKHADELAGVFFLASYPDEKGSLKSTTLSALSVLGTEDQVIDREKYSEGRSYLLDNTVYYSLEGGNHAQFGDYGPQKGDGEATITPERQQELTVRAMLDWMGNLR; this comes from the coding sequence TTGCTGTATGTACTGATTGCTGCGGTTCTTGCCGCAGCTCTGGCGCTCTGGCTGTTCTTAAGACCCTATGAACCGAACGGCTCGGCCCAGAAGGCTCTGTTCTCAGGCGGGGGAATTACCGTTGAAGTGAACGACAACTGGATATCCTTCGAGCCTAAGGTATCTGTGGGAATGGGCATCATTTTCTACCCGGGGGGACTTGTCAAGGCAGAATCGTATGCCCCGCTTGCGCGCAGACTGGCATTGGCCGGATATCCGGTCTACATCGCTGTTATGCCGCTTAATCTGGCGGTAACCCGGAGCGAAGCGGCGGAGGATATTATCCGGGTGCATCCCGGAATGTCCTTTGTGATCGGAGGTCATTCGCTCGGAGGCGTCATGGCTTCCCGCTTCGCGGCAAAACATGCGGACGAGCTTGCAGGCGTGTTCTTCCTGGCTTCCTATCCCGACGAGAAGGGCAGTCTGAAATCGACCACGCTGTCGGCGCTGTCCGTGCTGGGAACCGAGGACCAGGTCATTGACCGGGAGAAGTACAGCGAAGGCAGATCCTACCTTCTCGACAATACCGTCTATTACTCGCTTGAAGGCGGGAATCATGCCCAATTCGGAGATTACGGCCCGCAGAAGGGCGACGGGGAGGCGACGATTACTCCGGAGCGGCAGCAGGAATTGACCGTTCGGGCCATGCTGGACTGGATGGGGAATCTTCGGTAG
- a CDS encoding NAD-dependent protein deacylase, which produces MDSLSTLASWIGESSSIVFFGGAGTSTESGIPDFRSAAGLYLTEKSSPYPPEQMLSHSFFISKPEVFFDFYRSKMLHPGAEPNGAHKLLARLEHEGRLSAIVTQNIDGLHQKAGSTRVLELHGSVHRNHCMKCSRPYGLETILESAETVPHCPVCGGVIKPDVVLYEEELDRRVLTDSIQALSSADLLIIGGTSLTVQPAASLTAYFRGRHAVMLNAEPTAYDSRADLIITDRIGHVFERVGELLA; this is translated from the coding sequence ATGGATTCGTTGTCAACGCTGGCTTCCTGGATCGGGGAAAGCTCGAGCATTGTCTTTTTTGGAGGAGCCGGAACCTCGACGGAGAGCGGAATACCCGATTTTCGTTCCGCGGCGGGCTTGTATCTGACGGAGAAGAGCTCGCCGTATCCCCCAGAGCAAATGCTCAGCCACAGCTTTTTCATAAGCAAGCCCGAAGTGTTCTTTGACTTCTACCGCAGCAAGATGCTGCATCCGGGCGCGGAGCCGAACGGTGCGCACAAGCTGCTGGCCCGGCTGGAGCATGAGGGACGCCTAAGCGCCATAGTGACGCAGAATATCGACGGTCTGCACCAGAAGGCCGGAAGCACCCGCGTGCTGGAGCTTCACGGTTCCGTACACCGGAATCACTGCATGAAATGCTCGCGGCCTTACGGTCTGGAAACGATACTTGAGAGTGCGGAGACGGTTCCGCATTGTCCGGTCTGCGGCGGCGTCATCAAGCCGGATGTCGTGCTGTATGAGGAGGAGCTGGACCGCAGGGTGCTGACAGACTCCATACAGGCTCTTTCGTCGGCTGATCTGCTGATTATCGGCGGGACCTCGCTTACCGTTCAGCCGGCGGCCAGCCTCACCGCCTATTTCCGGGGCAGACACGCCGTCATGCTCAACGCGGAACCGACGGCCTACGACTCACGCGCAGATCTGATCATCACCGACCGGATCGGGCATGTGTTCGAGCGTGTAGGCGAGCTGCTGGCCTAG
- a CDS encoding HAD family hydrolase yields MPELCVNGISVPCRAILFDKDGTLLDMMEMWGAWAQDVLDRLETELALSGSGFTSRKDKVFGTYHDANGRITGYDPAGPLSMATMEQSYGILAWQLYNAGMPWNEAVVRVMSIAKDAMNNLRERRSAKPLPGLLRFLDECSKASLRLGVVTSDESAATAEHLEWLGITAHFGSVVTRDKVKRGKPAPEMAEKACRELGIPPEETVIIGDSNADMQLGKGAGLRLAVGITGALASAEHLADADQIVQDFRELSVRP; encoded by the coding sequence ATGCCGGAGCTGTGCGTGAACGGAATTTCAGTGCCCTGCAGAGCCATTTTGTTCGATAAGGACGGCACACTGCTGGATATGATGGAGATGTGGGGAGCCTGGGCGCAGGATGTCCTGGACCGTTTGGAGACGGAACTTGCTCTGTCGGGGTCAGGATTCACCTCCAGGAAGGACAAGGTGTTCGGTACGTATCATGATGCGAACGGGAGGATTACCGGTTATGATCCGGCGGGCCCGCTGTCGATGGCGACAATGGAGCAGTCCTACGGCATCCTCGCGTGGCAGCTGTATAACGCCGGAATGCCTTGGAACGAGGCGGTCGTACGGGTGATGAGCATCGCGAAGGACGCGATGAACAACCTGAGGGAGCGGCGCTCGGCGAAGCCGCTGCCCGGCCTGCTACGGTTTCTTGACGAATGCTCAAAGGCTTCTCTTCGGCTCGGCGTCGTAACCTCGGACGAGTCGGCGGCAACGGCGGAGCATCTGGAATGGCTGGGCATCACCGCCCATTTCGGCTCCGTCGTCACGCGCGATAAGGTGAAACGGGGCAAGCCTGCACCGGAGATGGCGGAAAAGGCTTGCCGGGAGCTAGGCATACCGCCGGAGGAGACTGTCATCATCGGAGACAGCAATGCGGATATGCAGCTGGGAAAGGGCGCGGGCCTGCGCCTGGCCGTAGGCATTACCGGAGCCTTGGCAAGCGCGGAGCATCTGGCGGACGCCGATCAGATCGTTCAGGATTTCCGGGAGCTGTCTGTTCGTCCGTAA
- a CDS encoding AraC family transcriptional regulator, translated as MEHSYSVASNPVYYEEQNLHVLFAGESQTLPRHQLGPKIYDYFLLHCIEQGTGSFRTEYRTYELGPGDCFLIHPGQLVSYVSDPDSPWKYRWTAFSGTEAGRLVHEAGFSPEQPVASCGEGSVIPGSLAGIMKAFHSGQESGHLTSLGYLYLMLGEAAGMLKAHSRLPGRDSQVKRTVKQMIHYMSSQYAHPVSIELMCSSLGYNRAYLSRVFKEETGLSPVTYLLKLRIDKSRQLLRERPELSVEQVAASVGLTDALYFSRQFKRFCGQSPTAYRAVTARKPESKLI; from the coding sequence ATGGAACACTCCTACTCTGTGGCTTCCAACCCCGTCTACTATGAAGAACAGAATCTTCATGTCCTGTTCGCGGGAGAGAGCCAGACGCTGCCGAGGCATCAGTTGGGACCGAAAATATACGATTACTTCCTGCTCCACTGCATTGAGCAGGGAACAGGCTCCTTCCGTACGGAGTACCGTACGTACGAGCTCGGCCCCGGCGATTGCTTCCTGATCCATCCCGGCCAGTTGGTGAGCTATGTCTCCGATCCGGACAGTCCCTGGAAATACCGCTGGACGGCCTTCTCCGGAACGGAAGCCGGAAGGCTTGTTCATGAAGCCGGCTTCTCCCCCGAGCAGCCAGTGGCATCCTGCGGCGAGGGAAGCGTGATTCCCGGCTCCCTTGCCGGCATTATGAAAGCCTTCCACAGCGGACAGGAGAGCGGGCATCTGACTTCGCTGGGCTACTTGTATCTCATGCTTGGAGAAGCGGCCGGTATGCTGAAGGCCCATTCGCGTCTGCCCGGCAGAGACTCCCAGGTCAAGCGGACAGTCAAGCAGATGATTCATTATATGTCATCGCAGTACGCGCATCCGGTGTCCATCGAGCTGATGTGTTCAAGCCTCGGCTACAACCGGGCTTATCTGTCGCGGGTATTCAAGGAAGAAACGGGGCTGTCGCCCGTTACGTATCTGCTCAAGCTGAGGATCGACAAGTCGAGGCAGCTGCTTCGCGAGCGCCCCGAGCTGTCCGTGGAGCAGGTGGCGGCGTCAGTCGGCCTGACCGACGCCCTGTATTTCTCTCGCCAGTTCAAACGGTTCTGCGGACAGTCGCCAACGGCTTACCGTGCAGTAACCGCCCGCAAGCCGGAGAGCAAGCTCATATAG
- a CDS encoding iron-containing alcohol dehydrogenase — MHNFQFYNPTKLIFGKGTLEALKTEVPRYGKNVLLLYGGGSIKRNGLYDKVVTILKGVGANITELPGVEPNPRLSTVHKGVDLCRSEDIDLILAVGGGSVLDCGKAIAVGAKYDGDMWDFVERKAAPQDALPLGTILTMAATGSEMNNGSVITNEQTEEKMGWGSPHSYPVFSILDPEHTFSVPRDQTVYGVVDMMTHVLEHYFHNDVNTPVQDRFCESLLITMMEAGSKLVDDLENYELRETILYCGTMALNGMVSMGFAGDWATHNIEHAVSAVYDIPHGGGLAILFPQWMKYNLETNPERFKQLAVRVFGVDPSGKSASEAGQEGIDALRKFWNSIGAPSRLADYDIDDSRIDEMAEKAVRFGPFGNFRKLDREDTVEIYKMSL, encoded by the coding sequence ATGCACAATTTTCAATTTTACAACCCGACCAAGCTGATCTTCGGCAAAGGCACACTTGAAGCGCTGAAGACGGAGGTTCCCCGCTACGGAAAGAATGTGCTTCTTCTGTACGGCGGCGGCAGCATCAAGCGAAACGGTCTGTATGATAAAGTGGTTACCATTCTGAAAGGCGTCGGCGCGAACATCACCGAGCTGCCAGGTGTTGAGCCGAACCCCCGCCTGTCTACCGTACATAAAGGGGTCGATCTCTGCCGGAGCGAGGACATAGATCTGATTCTGGCAGTAGGCGGCGGCAGCGTGCTCGACTGCGGCAAGGCCATCGCCGTCGGCGCGAAGTATGATGGCGATATGTGGGATTTCGTGGAGCGCAAGGCGGCTCCCCAGGATGCGCTGCCGCTCGGCACGATTCTGACAATGGCGGCTACAGGCTCCGAGATGAACAACGGCTCGGTGATCACGAATGAGCAGACTGAGGAGAAGATGGGCTGGGGCAGCCCGCATTCTTATCCGGTCTTCTCCATCCTCGATCCGGAGCATACGTTCTCGGTGCCGCGCGACCAGACGGTGTACGGCGTCGTGGACATGATGACCCATGTGCTGGAGCATTATTTCCACAACGATGTCAATACGCCGGTTCAGGACCGCTTCTGTGAATCGCTCCTGATCACCATGATGGAAGCCGGCTCGAAGCTGGTTGACGATCTGGAGAATTACGAGCTGCGGGAGACGATTCTGTACTGCGGAACTATGGCGCTGAACGGCATGGTAAGCATGGGCTTCGCGGGTGACTGGGCAACGCATAATATCGAGCACGCCGTATCGGCCGTATACGATATTCCGCATGGCGGCGGCTTGGCCATCCTGTTCCCGCAGTGGATGAAATATAACCTGGAGACTAATCCGGAGCGGTTCAAGCAGCTTGCAGTCCGTGTGTTCGGTGTGGACCCTTCCGGCAAGAGCGCAAGCGAAGCCGGACAGGAAGGCATTGATGCGCTGCGGAAATTCTGGAACTCCATCGGGGCGCCGAGCCGGCTTGCCGATTATGACATCGACGACAGCCGGATTGACGAAATGGCGGAGAAGGCGGTCCGCTTCGGTCCATTCGGTAATTTCCGCAAGCTGGATCGCGAGGACACTGTGGAAATTTACAAGATGTCGCTGTAA
- the galE gene encoding UDP-glucose 4-epimerase GalE: protein MAILVTGGAGYIGSHTVAELLERGEDVVVLDNLVTGHRESLLGGRLYVGDLRDKELLAKLFAENDIDAVIHFAASSLVGESMKDPVKYYDNNVYGTQCLLEGMQKAGVNKIVFSSTAATYGEPEKVPIEETDRTQPSNVYGETKLTMERMMSWFDKVLGIKYVALRYFNAAGAHASGKIGEDHRPESHLIPLVLQTALKQRESIAVFGEDYPTEDGTCIRDYIHVSDLADAHVRAVNYLRGGNSSNFFNLGNGTGFSVKEVIETAKEVTGLDIPVVIQERRAGDPAVLVASSEKARSVLGWNPARADLKDIIQSAWSWHSSHPQGYGEA, encoded by the coding sequence ATGGCTATTTTGGTAACAGGCGGAGCGGGTTATATCGGCTCCCATACGGTAGCGGAACTGCTTGAACGAGGCGAAGATGTGGTGGTGCTGGACAATCTGGTGACCGGTCACCGCGAATCCCTTCTGGGAGGCAGGCTGTACGTAGGCGATCTCCGCGACAAAGAGCTGCTAGCCAAGCTGTTCGCCGAGAACGACATCGACGCGGTCATTCATTTCGCGGCCAGCTCGCTGGTTGGAGAGAGCATGAAGGACCCGGTCAAATACTATGACAACAATGTGTATGGCACTCAATGTCTGCTCGAAGGCATGCAGAAGGCGGGCGTGAACAAGATCGTCTTCTCGTCGACAGCGGCCACTTACGGGGAACCGGAGAAGGTGCCGATTGAAGAAACGGACCGCACTCAGCCTTCCAATGTATACGGGGAGACGAAGCTGACGATGGAACGGATGATGTCCTGGTTCGATAAGGTGCTGGGCATCAAATATGTGGCGCTTCGGTATTTCAACGCCGCAGGCGCCCATGCAAGCGGCAAGATCGGCGAAGACCACCGTCCCGAAAGCCATCTGATTCCGCTCGTGCTCCAGACTGCACTGAAGCAGCGCGAGAGCATCGCCGTCTTCGGCGAAGACTATCCGACGGAAGACGGCACCTGCATCCGGGATTACATCCATGTGAGCGATCTGGCGGACGCGCATGTGCGGGCCGTGAACTATCTGCGCGGCGGCAACAGCAGCAACTTCTTCAACCTGGGCAACGGCACAGGCTTCTCCGTCAAAGAGGTAATCGAGACGGCGAAGGAAGTCACCGGACTCGATATCCCGGTCGTTATTCAGGAACGCCGTGCCGGCGATCCCGCCGTGCTCGTAGCCTCCTCGGAGAAAGCCCGCTCGGTTCTGGGCTGGAATCCGGCCCGTGCCGATCTGAAGGACATTATCCAGAGCGCCTGGAGCTGGCATTCCTCCCATCCGCAGGGTTACGGCGAAGCGTGA